A region from the Aegilops tauschii subsp. strangulata cultivar AL8/78 chromosome 5, Aet v6.0, whole genome shotgun sequence genome encodes:
- the LOC120964337 gene encoding DNA topoisomerase 2-like, whose product MVGSGAKEITEEMYRKNTPLEHILLRPDTHVGSVVEHTQMIWVYEEGAMVKRRVTYVPALYKIFDEILVNAADNKQRDPSMDSLQVDIDVEGCCISVYNNGDGIPVEIHQQEGIYVPELFFGHLFYDNERKITRRWNVYGVKLTNIFSTEFVIEIADGPAEEVFYENMGKKSEPEIKKCKQSENWTRVTFKPDLAKFNMTKLEDDVVALMRKRVVDMAGTLGKTVKVELNGQKVATKSFSEYVQLYTDSASKGPDLPRNYQKVYLRYFVWIAGRTHVDYVADQIANYLRGIVNRKNKHANMNLDTAKGYLWVFVNALIEDPAFDSPTKETLITRQGKFGSKCELSEVFLEKVAGTSVVNTLRFLAESKLSKEGNLDSLPHSSTPMQYMQAPPRPTQIFLEIHGVHHRETKKRDHDDVFLERYLKLKREEIDRFAAIEEKKLEYPCSITKCITTTEKLQGLQVDDILVAADIFKSKKNREVFLSFSTNALRLAWVKREIVRSQLRSRISEAFFP is encoded by the exons ATGGTGGGGAGCGGCGCCAAGGAGATCACCGAGGAGATGTACCGGAAGAATACGCCGCTGGAACACATCCTGCTGCGCCCGGACACCCACGTTGGATCGGTCGTGGAGCACACGCAGATGATATGGGTTTACGAGGAAGGTGCCATGGTGAAACGGCGCGTCACCTACGTCCCCGCCCTCTACAAGATCTTCGACGAGATCCTCGTCAACGCCGCCGACAACAAGCAGCGCGACCCCTCCATGGACTCCCTCCAGGTCGACATCGACGTCGAGGGCTGCTGTATCTCTGTGTACAACAACGGAGACGGCATACCCGTTGAGATCCATCAGCAGGAGGGCATCTACGTGCCGGAGCTGTTCTTCGGCCATCTCTTCTATGACAACGAGCGGAAGATCACCCGCAGGTGGAACGTCTACGGTGTGAAACTCACCAACATCTTCTCCACAGAATTCGTCATTGAGATCGCTGATGGGCCGGCAGAAGAA GTTTTCTATGAAAACATGGGGAAGAAGTCAGAGCCCGAGATTAAAAAGTGCAAGCAGTCTGAGAACTGGACCAGAGTTACCTTCAAGCCTGATCTTGCCAAGTTCAACATGACCAAGCTCGAGGATGATGTCGTGGCACTCATGAGAAAGAGAGTAGTCGATATGGCGGGCACCCTTGGAAAAACCGTGAAGGTTGAGTTGAATGGTCAGAAGGTAGCAACAAAAAGCTTCTCCGAGTATGTGCAACTCTATACTGACTCTGCTTCCAAAGGACCCGATCTACCAAG AAACTACCAGAAG GTATACCTCAGATATTTTGTTTGGATTGCAG GTCGAACTCATGTTGACTACGTTGCAGACCAAATCGCCAACTATTTGAGGGGCATCGTAAACAGGAAAAACAAGCACGCTAACATGAATTTGGATACTGCAAAGGGCTACCTATGGGTATTTGTTAATGCTCTCATTGAAGACCCTGCCTTTGATTCACCGACCAAAGAGACCTTGATCACTCGTCAgggaaagtttgggtccaagtgtgAGCTCTCCGAAGTTTTTCTTGAGAAGG TCGCTGGCACTAGTGTTGTCAACACTCTCCGTTTTTTGGCCGAGTCTAAACTAAGCAAGGAAGGCAATTTGGATTCTCTCCCACATTCATCTACACCTATGCAATATATGCAGGCCCCACCAAGACCCACCCAAATATTTTTAGAGATACATGGAGTACATCATAGAGAAACCAAGAAACGTGACCATGACGATGTGTTCCTTGAGCGGTACCTAAAACTGAAGCGGGAAGAAATTGATCGGTTTGCTGCAATTGAGGAGAAGAAGCTGGAGTATCCATGCAGCATTACCAAGTGTATCACAACAACCGAAAAGTTACAAGGTCTGCAAGTAGATGATATTTTAGTGGCAGCAGATATCTTCAAAAGTAAGAAGAATAGGGAAGTTTTCTTATCCTTCTCTACAAATGCTCTTCGGTTGGCTTGGGTTAAAAGGGAAATTGTGCGCAGCCAATTGCGGTCACGCATTAGTGAAGCTTTTTTTCCGTAG